One window of Microscilla marina ATCC 23134 genomic DNA carries:
- a CDS encoding DUF6498-containing protein — MSLKASKSLNSSVLVLIIVNLVPIFGVIYLQWSVSNVILLYVFETFIVGVFNIFKVVLAGTNKELPGCSNFFLAGFFIIHYNGFIAIQFFFIFDLISHLEKNNGTQEAISREIVPGLTLLGIAYLSIVLSHLYSFVKNYLIAGEYKYTDSGAQMIMPYMRVAVQQLLALSGGYFLASSGNKSMALLVLLVVLKTFFDFLGHLLERSQYKKMMEKYRATQEEQGNNLQ; from the coding sequence ATGTCACTCAAAGCCTCCAAAAGCCTTAACTCTTCAGTGCTTGTACTTATCATTGTAAATCTGGTACCTATATTTGGGGTAATTTACCTTCAATGGTCAGTGTCAAATGTAATACTGCTCTATGTTTTTGAAACATTTATTGTAGGTGTATTCAACATTTTTAAAGTAGTATTGGCAGGTACCAACAAAGAACTCCCTGGTTGCTCTAACTTTTTTCTGGCTGGATTTTTTATCATACACTACAACGGCTTCATCGCCATTCAGTTCTTTTTTATCTTTGACCTTATCTCTCACCTTGAAAAAAACAATGGAACTCAAGAAGCAATTTCTCGCGAAATAGTTCCAGGGCTTACCCTGCTAGGAATCGCCTACCTCTCTATTGTGCTCAGTCATTTATATTCTTTTGTCAAAAACTACCTGATCGCAGGCGAATACAAATATACAGATAGTGGCGCTCAAATGATTATGCCTTATATGCGGGTTGCGGTCCAACAATTGCTGGCACTTAGTGGTGGCTACTTTCTGGCATCTTCGGGCAATAAAAGTATGGCATTGCTTGTATTGCTGGTGGTGCTCAAAACATTTTTTGACTTTTTGGGTCATTTGCTGGAGAGGTCTCAGTACAAAAAAATGATGGAAAAGTATCGAGCAACTCAAGAAGAACAAGGAAACAACCTACAATAA